In Halanaeroarchaeum sp. HSR-CO, one DNA window encodes the following:
- the amrB gene encoding AmmeMemoRadiSam system protein B has translation MTVRRPAVAGRFYENDPDRLREQVAATFTHRLGPGSVPTAANGPPDQLGLVSPHAGLPYSGPVAAHGMAALAASGRPDVLIIVGPNHTGAGEPLAVSEADQWRTPLGTVDVHEGIRERLLAESAHAVLDEAAHRREHAIEVQVPFAQVVYEDPPAIVPVVMGRQTRAMASDLGASIENAVAESVETVVAIASTDLTHYEPQSVAEAADETVIERIEALDADGLFDVIERDAISMCGYGPTAAVMTAATDLGADRGACLQYATSGDVTGSTEDVVGYCSATLS, from the coding sequence ATGACGGTCCGACGTCCGGCAGTCGCGGGGCGATTCTACGAAAACGACCCCGATCGCCTTCGCGAGCAGGTGGCGGCGACATTCACCCACCGTCTCGGCCCTGGCTCGGTTCCAACTGCGGCGAACGGACCACCGGATCAGTTGGGGCTGGTCTCACCCCACGCCGGACTACCGTACTCGGGACCGGTTGCAGCCCACGGAATGGCTGCACTGGCTGCAAGCGGTCGACCGGACGTTCTCATCATCGTCGGGCCGAACCACACGGGAGCGGGTGAACCGCTGGCCGTCTCCGAAGCCGACCAGTGGCGCACGCCCCTCGGTACCGTCGACGTCCACGAAGGGATCCGCGAGCGGCTCCTCGCCGAATCGGCGCACGCGGTCCTCGACGAGGCGGCACACCGTCGCGAACACGCGATCGAGGTCCAGGTACCGTTCGCCCAGGTGGTCTACGAGGACCCACCGGCAATCGTTCCCGTGGTGATGGGCCGCCAGACCAGAGCGATGGCGAGCGACCTCGGGGCGAGTATCGAGAACGCCGTCGCTGAATCTGTGGAGACGGTCGTCGCAATCGCTTCCACGGACCTGACCCATTATGAACCACAGTCAGTGGCCGAAGCGGCCGACGAGACGGTGATCGAACGTATCGAGGCGCTCGACGCAGATGGTTTGTTCGACGTCATCGAGCGTGATGCCATCTCGATGTGCGGCTACGGCCCGACCGCTGCCGTCATGACGGCAGCAACGGATCTGGGCGCGGACCGCGGAGCGTGTCTCCAGTACGCCACGAGCGGTGACGTCACCGGGTCGACCGAGGACGTCGTCGGGTACTGTTCGGCGACGCTGTCCTGA
- a CDS encoding DsbA family protein, translating to MVRSRRDVLRTGGAVLAASIAGCSATNEQDDPEPTTTATTTFEPADSLPTPTLGSEDAPVSVSVYADYACKHCLNYVLDTFPQLREEYIETDVISYEHHDFPLPVDERWSWEIPSAALSVLDTRDLDSFFAFSTAIYEHHGSYSYDVIETVAESVGADPDRVRRAAEEQQYRQIVEADRETGASTGVDSTPTIFVDGSMPSHYRFDAVAEAIEIARA from the coding sequence ATGGTTCGTTCACGACGAGACGTTCTCCGGACCGGTGGGGCAGTCCTCGCAGCGAGCATCGCCGGTTGTTCTGCGACCAACGAACAGGACGACCCCGAGCCCACGACCACGGCGACGACGACGTTCGAACCCGCCGATTCACTCCCGACGCCGACACTGGGATCGGAGGATGCGCCGGTTTCGGTCTCGGTGTACGCGGACTACGCGTGCAAGCACTGTCTAAACTACGTTCTGGACACGTTTCCACAGCTTCGAGAGGAATACATCGAGACCGACGTCATCAGCTACGAGCACCACGACTTTCCACTGCCCGTCGACGAACGGTGGTCGTGGGAGATCCCGAGTGCGGCACTGTCGGTTCTCGACACCCGTGATCTGGATTCGTTTTTCGCCTTCTCGACCGCAATCTACGAACACCACGGGTCGTATTCGTACGACGTCATCGAAACCGTGGCCGAGTCGGTGGGTGCGGACCCGGATCGCGTCCGTCGAGCCGCCGAGGAGCAACAGTACCGACAGATCGTCGAGGCTGATCGGGAGACCGGAGCCTCTACGGGGGTCGATTCGACCCCGACGATCTTCGTCGACGGGTCGATGCCTAGCCATTATCGATTCGATGCCGTCGCCGAAGCGATCGAGATCGCCAGGGCTTGA